A DNA window from Arachis hypogaea cultivar Tifrunner chromosome 18, arahy.Tifrunner.gnm2.J5K5, whole genome shotgun sequence contains the following coding sequences:
- the LOC112771116 gene encoding probable galacturonosyltransferase 10 has translation MRRRGADFRRPVRRRIPDALWWALCCGVVILFVYILSKGNQIESRPALAQRTYKHDKIMEGLNITDEMLSPNSVSRQLNDQISLAKAFVVIAKESNNLQFAWELSAQIRNSQILLSNAATRRVPLSTRESESAIRDMALLLYQAQQLHYDSATMIMRFKAKIQALEEQMNSVTEKSSKYGQIAAEEVPKSLYCLGVRLTTEWFKNLNLQNKLRDKRQVEMKLKDNNLFHFCVFSDNILATSVVVNSTSISSKNPDMIVFHLVTDEINYAAMKAWFAMNDFRGVTVEVQKFEDFIWLNASYVPVLKQLQDTETQSYYFSGNSGDGRTPIKFRNPKYLSMLNHLRFYIPEVFPALKKVVFLDDDVVVQKDLSGLFSLDLKGNVNGAVETCMETFHRYHKYLNYSHPLIHTHFDPDACGWAFGMNVFDLVEWRKKNVTGIYHYWQEKNVDRTLWKLGTLPPGLLTFYGLTEPLDPSWHVLGFGYTTVDPQLIERGAVLHFNGNSKPWLKIGIEKYKPLWEKFVDYSHPLLQQCNFH, from the exons ATGAGGCGAAGAGGTGCGGATTTTCGGAGGCCGGTGAGGAGGAGGATCCCTGATGCGTTGTGGTGGGCATTGTGCTGTGGAGTGGTTATCCTCTTTGTCTATATTCTCAGCAAAGGGAACCAGATTGAGTCAAGACCAGCTTTGGCACAG AGAACTTACAAGCATGATAAGATTATGGAAGGCCTTAATATTACTGATGAGATGTTAAGTCCTAACTCGGTGAGCAGACAACTTAATGATCAGATATCCCTAGCAAAAGCTTTTGTCGTGATTGCAAAAGAAAGTAATAATTTACAATTTGCTTGGGAATTAAGTGCCCAGATCCGCAATTCACAAATTCTCCTCTCAAACGCTGCCACCAGGCGAGTTCCTCTATCAACTAGAGAATCTGAAAGTGCTATCCGTGATATGGCATTATTGTTATACCAGGCTCAGCAGCTCCATTATGACAGTGCAACCATGATCATGCGATTCAAAGCAAAAATTCAAGCGCTTGAAGAACAGATGAATTCTGTGACTGAAAAGAGTTCAAAATATGGACAAATAGCTGCTGAAGAGGTCCCGAAAAGTCTATACTGTCTTGGTGTCCGATTGACAACTGAATGGTTCAAAAACCTTAATCTGCAAAATAAATTGAGGGACAAAAGGCAAGTCGAGATGAAACTTAAGGATaacaatctttttcatttttgtgtCTTTTCTGACAATATTCTCGCAACTTCAGTTGTTGTCAATTCAACATCGATAAGCTCTAAGAATCCTGATATGATTGTTTTCCACCTTGTAACTGATGAAATAAATTATGCGGCAATGAAGGCATGGTTTGCCATGAATGATTTCCGTGGGGTGACTGTGGAAGTTCAAAAGTTTGAAGACTTCATTTGGTTAAATGCTTCTTATGTTCCTGTGCTTAAGCAACTTCAAGACACAGAAACACAGAGCTATTACTTTTCTGGCAACAGTGGCGATGGCAGGACACCGATCAAGTTCCGTAACCCTAAATATCTATCCATGCTTAACCACCTGAGGTTTTATATACCTGAGGTATTTCCTGCACTAAAGAAGGTGGTGTTCTTGGATGATGATGTTGTAGTTCAAAAGGATCTTTCTGGTCTTTTCTCCCTTGACTTGAAGGGCAACGTCAATGGGGCTGTGGAAACATGCATGGAGACATTTCATAGATATCACAAATATCTAAACTATTCCCATCCTCTGATTCATACACATTTTGATCCTGACGCTTGTGGATGGGCATTCGGGATGAATGTATTTGATTTGGTTGAATGGAGGAAAAAGAATGTTACCGGCATCTACCATTATTGGCAGGAAAAGAATGTCGACCGGACATTGTGGAAACTTGGAACCTTGCCCCCTGGACTGTTGACTTTCTATGGATTAACGGAGCCCTTGGATCCATCATGGCATGTATTGGGTTTTGGCTACACAACCGTTGATCCTCAGTTGATAGAGAGAGGCGCCGTACTTCATTTCAATGGGAACTCCAAACCATGGTTGAAGATCGGCATTGAGAAGTACAAGCCCCTTTGGGAAAAATTTGTTGACTACTCTCATCCTTTGTTGCAACAGTGCAATTTCCATTGA
- the LOC112769268 gene encoding uncharacterized protein, translating to MAQNKGLHGENKRKRQYGFMVMLAFGVSFLGVLMLHKFRERRVCSFLVKEKDGELLSLQLLLQKERDHNKEIEGKIEEMKAKIYSLKGQKMELDKRVLQMKSTMDSLKEEQRVIESAFEEKQNEIRMLQVQGKILKNNSELNTFKDGEIRVESKDEVMNGSGNDDRLIETNEHDKGKVNRQVKDTRDDSNLGVTAKSKSGKENEINKQEEQQGVEKKANGKDSVMKHAQASRLMWRQRRKNSLNAEAREHRVDEIRQ from the exons ATGGCTCAAAACAAAGGTTTACATGGAGAGAACAAGAGAAAAAGGCAATATGGTTTCATGGTGATGCTAGCTTTTGGTGTTTCATTTCTTGGTGTTCTGATGCTTCACAAGTTTAGAGAGAGGCGTGTATGCAGCTTTCTTGTCAAGGAGAAAGATGGGGAACTTCTTTCCCTTCAGCTTTTATTGCAG AAGGAAAGAGATCACAACAAAGAGATAGAAGGTAAGATTGAGGAAATGAAGGCGAAGATATACTCATTGAAAGGTCAGAAGATGGAGCTTGACAAGAGAGTTTTGCAGATGAAGTCTACCATGGATTCTCTAAAAGAAGAGCAGCGAGTGATCGAATCTGCATTCGAGGAGAAACAGAACGAGATTAGGATGCTGCAAGTACaagggaaaattttgaaaaacaatagTGAGTTGAACACTTTCAAGGATGGTGAGATTAGAGTAGAATCCAAGGATGAAGTTATGAATGGAAGTGGGAATGATGATAGATTGATCGAGACGAACGAACATGACAAGGGGAAAGTAAATCGACAAGTCAAAGATACTCGAGATGATAGTAATTTAGGAGTTACTGCTAAAAGTAAGAGTGGGAAGGAAAATGAAATAAACAAACAAGAGGAGCAGCAAGGAGTTGAGAAAAAGGCCAATGGTAAAGATTCTGTAATGAAACATGCCCAAGCAAGTAGATTAATGTGGAGGCAAAGGAGAAAGAATAGCTTGAACGCTGAAGCAAGAGAACATAGAGTAGATGAAATAAGACAATAA
- the LOC114923996 gene encoding formiminotransferase cyclodeaminase-like protein has protein sequence MRCLPHVPILHPPHPSDASSIHKPMLKSMLGCCKVYISESRNKTALESIEKAASLFPKAPIINKFEDVDYNRVGYTLVSEFEESEPSLSSSSSCQLTCAVLAMVKAAFDAIDFGLHSGTHPRLGVVDHICFHPLAGASLDQAATAARSLATKTGSTLQVPTFLYGAAHEEGRTLDSIRRTLGYFKPNANQNRWIGGPTSHTLPLNPNSGPAQVTPAKGVLIIGATNWVDNYNVPLLSSDISAVHRIAKLVSGRGGGLPSVQAMALAHGEGVIEVACNLLDPNKVGGEQVQNKVECLAKEEGISVGKGYFTDFSQEEIIQKYLELFKERN, from the exons ATGCGGTGCCTGCCTCACGTGCCCATTCTTCATCCACCGCACCCTTCGGATGCTTCATCCATTCATAAACCA atgtTGAAGTCCATGCTTGGATGCTGCAAAGTATACATATCAGAGAGCAGAAACAAGACTGCATTAGAATCTATTGAAAAAGCTGCAAGTCTTTTTCCAAAGGCTCCCATAATCAACAAGTTTGAGGATGTGGACTACAACAGAGTTGGTTACACTCTTGTCTCTGAGTTTGAGGAATCAGAGCCATCAttgtcgtcatcatcatcatgtcaATTGACATGTGCTGTGCTTGCAATGGTGAAGGCTGCATTTGATGCAATTGACTTTGGATTGCACAGTGGAACTCATCCTAGGCTTGGTGTTGTGGACCACATTTGTTTTCACCCCTTGGCTGGTGCTTCCTTGGACCAAGCAGCTACGGCTGCTCGCTCCTTGGCTACGAAAACAGGCTCTACCCTGCAAG TACCTACTTTTCTATATGGAGCAGCACATGAAGAAGGGAGGACGCTTGATTCAATCCGAAGAACACTTGGTTATTTCAAGCCAAATGCTAATCAAAACAGATGGATTGGGGGGCCAACATCACACACTTTGCCCCTGAATCCAAACAGTGGTCCTGCTCAAGTGACTCCAGCTAAAGGTGTTTTGATCATTGGAGCAACGAATTGGGTTGATAATTACAATGTCCCTCTATTATCTTCTGATATTAGTGCTGTTCATAGAATTGCGAAACTTGTTAGCGGAAGAGGTGGTGGGCTTCCTTCTGTACAGGCCATGGCACTTGCACATGGTGAAGGTGTCATTGAGGTAGCCTGTAACTTGTTGGATCCGAATAAAGTTGgtggagaacaagtacaaaatAAAGTTGAGTGCCTTGCAAAGGAAGAAGGTATTTCTGTGGGAAAGGGATACTTCACAGACTTCTCGCAAGAagaaattattcaaaaatatttggAGCTGTTTAAGGAGAGAAATTGA